From Rhodococcus sp. B7740, one genomic window encodes:
- a CDS encoding VOC family protein, which translates to MTPPRITVDYTVLDCPDPAALGRFYSTILGWEQSRDDGDWVVIDGPGDLRLAFQKASDFVPIDWPSEGIKIHLDLVVDDMEQARDFVVDSGAELIDHAQPSFWVFRDPAGHIFCLCKRD; encoded by the coding sequence ATGACACCACCGAGGATCACCGTCGACTACACGGTGCTCGACTGCCCGGACCCGGCTGCGCTCGGCCGCTTCTACAGCACCATCCTCGGCTGGGAACAGTCTCGTGACGACGGCGATTGGGTGGTGATCGACGGTCCGGGTGATCTGCGGTTGGCATTTCAGAAGGCATCGGACTTCGTCCCCATCGACTGGCCCAGCGAGGGCATCAAGATTCACCTCGATCTGGTGGTGGACGACATGGAGCAGGCCAGGGACTTCGTCGTCGACTCCGGGGCCGAACTCATCGACCACGCGCAACCCTCGTTCTGGGTGTTCCGCGATCCGGCCGGGCACATCTTCTGCCTGTGCAAGAGGGACTGA
- a CDS encoding MFS transporter: protein MPAVTSKPEIESRVVKKVAQRIIPFLGLAYFVNYLDRTNIGLAKLTMSDELGLTETMFGLASGLFFIGYLLFEVPSNLALHKFGARRWIARIMVSWGIVAAAMAFVPTAGWLYGLRILLGIAEAGFFPGVLLYMTMWFPRAYRVRLMGLFLLALPVSSALGAPLSSAIIQYLDGLFGLSGWRVMFLLEGIPAILLGVITWFYLTDRPSQAKWLTVDEKKWLTAELESEDAVKGGHVSGSVKRALGDVRVWMLGLIYFGITYGLYSLSFFLPSIVAGFKQTFDTDFSLVTTGLIVAVPFAVGAVAMVLWSRHSDRTGERTWHVAIPTLIGAISIPFALYMDSPFTTMIAVTVNAVGVFCALPVFWYLPSTFLTGAGAAAGIAIINSVGNTSGFGAPYVTGWLLDATGNAKAGLWVVGGVMLMAVVLVIALRSRMGVRSESNTDVPVAH from the coding sequence ATGCCTGCAGTCACGTCGAAGCCCGAGATCGAATCGAGGGTGGTCAAGAAGGTCGCTCAACGCATCATCCCGTTCCTCGGATTGGCTTACTTCGTCAACTATCTCGATCGCACCAACATCGGCCTCGCCAAGCTGACCATGAGCGACGAATTGGGCCTCACCGAGACGATGTTCGGCCTGGCGTCGGGACTGTTCTTCATCGGGTACCTGTTGTTCGAAGTGCCCAGCAATCTGGCGCTGCACAAATTCGGTGCCCGACGGTGGATCGCCCGCATCATGGTGTCGTGGGGAATCGTGGCCGCCGCCATGGCTTTCGTGCCGACGGCAGGGTGGCTGTACGGTCTACGCATCCTTCTCGGAATCGCCGAGGCCGGCTTCTTTCCCGGCGTACTGCTGTACATGACGATGTGGTTTCCGCGCGCCTACCGAGTGCGGTTGATGGGCCTGTTCTTGCTGGCACTGCCTGTGTCATCGGCGCTCGGTGCGCCCCTGTCGAGTGCGATCATTCAGTACCTGGACGGACTGTTCGGACTGTCGGGTTGGCGGGTTATGTTCCTCCTCGAAGGCATTCCGGCGATTCTGCTCGGCGTGATCACCTGGTTCTATCTCACGGATCGACCGTCTCAGGCGAAGTGGCTCACCGTTGACGAGAAGAAATGGCTCACTGCGGAATTGGAGTCCGAGGACGCAGTGAAAGGCGGGCACGTCAGCGGCTCGGTCAAGCGTGCGCTCGGTGATGTACGAGTATGGATGCTCGGCCTGATCTACTTCGGCATCACCTACGGCCTCTACTCCCTGAGTTTCTTTCTGCCCAGCATCGTCGCGGGATTCAAGCAGACGTTCGATACCGACTTCTCGCTCGTGACCACGGGACTCATCGTGGCGGTGCCGTTCGCAGTGGGCGCGGTGGCGATGGTGCTGTGGAGTCGGCATTCGGACCGGACCGGCGAGCGAACGTGGCATGTAGCGATACCGACTCTGATCGGTGCGATCTCCATTCCGTTTGCGCTGTACATGGATTCACCGTTCACCACCATGATTGCGGTGACCGTCAACGCCGTCGGCGTGTTCTGCGCTCTACCTGTTTTCTGGTACCTGCCCAGCACCTTCCTCACCGGAGCCGGCGCAGCGGCTGGAATCGCGATCATCAACTCGGTCGGCAACACCTCGGGCTTCGGTGCCCCATACGTGACGGGGTGGCTGCTCGACGCCACTGGCAACGCCAAGGCGGGCCTGTGGGTGGTCGGCGGTGTCATGCTCATGGCGGTGGTGTTGGTGATCGCTCTGCGCAGCCGAATGGGAGTCCGCTCCGAGAGCAATACGGATGTGCCGGTGGCGCACTGA
- a CDS encoding DUF2716 domain-containing protein, producing MTTKLTMNFGSALPIGWTELDRNAEAEHWSVFTSKFGFRPGTKPDSWPAISEPAPSMTFDLAAHSVRTTASWSARADAINAEALRCFVTEFSDNPTFVVLDWQHPGYSFDAEAHADAAENGEWRVPVHPNGDYYIFARDGFTEGTFGHPWERTLCVFGPRMVATLGHTLATWLPTIRVDGLRAAAR from the coding sequence ATGACGACCAAGCTGACGATGAACTTCGGATCTGCGCTTCCCATCGGGTGGACCGAACTCGACCGCAATGCGGAAGCGGAGCACTGGTCGGTGTTCACAAGTAAGTTCGGGTTTCGACCCGGGACAAAGCCTGACTCGTGGCCGGCCATTTCCGAGCCTGCCCCCTCGATGACATTCGACCTCGCCGCCCATTCCGTCCGCACGACAGCGTCGTGGTCTGCCCGAGCCGACGCGATCAACGCGGAAGCGTTGCGCTGCTTCGTCACCGAGTTTTCGGACAACCCCACCTTCGTCGTCCTGGACTGGCAACACCCCGGCTACAGCTTCGACGCGGAAGCGCACGCCGACGCGGCCGAGAACGGTGAGTGGCGCGTCCCCGTCCACCCGAACGGCGACTACTACATCTTCGCCCGAGACGGATTCACCGAAGGGACCTTCGGCCATCCGTGGGAACGCACCTTGTGTGTCTTCGGACCGCGTATGGTCGCCACGCTCGGTCACACCTTGGCAACATGGCTTCCCACGATCCGCGTCGACGGCCTGCGAGCGGCGGCTCGATAA
- a CDS encoding helix-turn-helix domain-containing protein: MSPAKSWMEMLLDDASVDELEAHRRDLPGAEAHAALRLRTLLDQRKQRSTELSALNDIAVRLTTVRDNRILLQEVVDQARRLLGVDLAYMGSVYGDEFVIEVTSGALTPQLVGIRLTLDEGLVGLIVRGASPSWTPDYQSEPAFRHITGADSAARSENMRGLLGVPLRVGDRVIGALFACKRQERDFADSEIALLSALAAHAAIAIENVRAIDTLETLNAELSLRTTELEQTLQWDRTLTQVVLRGGGVRSLVREVASATERPAYFVGDAASVPVALEDRAVQIEALVERCRAGADTAVGDEITARRVVAAGRFLGVLISVGLDDDQTRLLLDRAVPAIALSLAEERAAAESARRAQDAFLLDLLLHPTSTPEDERRQFHRAGLTPDVTYCVAVAQGNASRAELEALALPPGSVVAEQGSRILLVVPARESAAVRRMIVTRATVGISEPARGADALATAFREAQQTADVLTTLGRDGEVSSARGLGIYRILLSHMAREHLDELTEDKLGPLLAEQDKRGVPLMETLSTYLAHGRHHSATASSLGVHVNTLYQRLDAIDRLIGTQWRDPDDALDLQVLMRLRRSADLLGL, translated from the coding sequence ATGTCGCCCGCGAAGTCATGGATGGAAATGCTGCTCGACGACGCGTCCGTCGATGAATTGGAAGCCCATCGACGGGATCTTCCCGGAGCCGAGGCGCATGCGGCACTCCGGCTGCGCACTCTGCTCGATCAACGCAAACAACGCAGCACCGAACTCTCGGCGCTCAACGACATCGCGGTGCGCCTGACGACTGTGCGTGACAATCGCATTCTGCTGCAGGAAGTGGTGGACCAGGCGCGCAGGCTGCTCGGCGTGGACCTGGCCTACATGGGTTCGGTGTACGGCGACGAGTTCGTCATCGAGGTCACCAGTGGTGCCCTTACCCCGCAACTGGTGGGCATCAGGCTCACGCTGGACGAGGGGCTCGTCGGGCTGATCGTGCGCGGTGCCTCGCCGTCGTGGACACCCGACTATCAGAGCGAACCTGCATTTCGGCACATCACGGGAGCCGACAGTGCTGCGCGGTCGGAGAACATGCGCGGTCTGCTGGGCGTACCGCTTCGGGTCGGCGACCGCGTGATCGGCGCACTGTTCGCGTGCAAGCGGCAGGAGCGGGATTTCGCAGACAGTGAGATCGCTCTGCTGTCCGCACTGGCCGCGCACGCGGCCATCGCCATCGAGAACGTGCGAGCGATCGACACGCTCGAAACCCTCAACGCCGAATTATCGCTCCGTACAACGGAATTGGAGCAGACTCTGCAATGGGACCGCACGTTGACACAGGTCGTGCTCCGAGGAGGTGGTGTGCGGAGTCTGGTTCGGGAGGTGGCGTCGGCCACCGAACGTCCGGCGTATTTCGTGGGCGATGCCGCGTCCGTACCGGTTGCCCTGGAGGACAGAGCGGTCCAGATCGAAGCCCTGGTCGAACGTTGCAGGGCGGGTGCCGATACTGCCGTCGGCGACGAGATCACTGCGCGCCGGGTGGTGGCTGCCGGTCGCTTCTTGGGGGTGTTGATCTCCGTCGGATTGGACGACGACCAGACCCGCCTACTTCTCGATCGAGCTGTGCCGGCCATCGCGCTGTCGCTGGCCGAGGAGCGCGCGGCCGCGGAATCCGCCCGCCGGGCGCAGGACGCATTCCTGCTCGATCTACTCCTCCATCCGACGTCGACGCCCGAGGACGAACGCAGGCAGTTCCACCGTGCCGGACTGACTCCGGACGTGACGTATTGTGTGGCGGTCGCGCAGGGTAACGCGTCGAGAGCCGAGTTGGAAGCTCTCGCACTGCCCCCGGGATCGGTTGTAGCGGAGCAGGGTTCGAGAATCCTGTTGGTCGTTCCCGCTCGCGAGTCCGCTGCCGTTCGTCGCATGATCGTCACCCGGGCCACCGTGGGAATCTCCGAACCCGCGCGGGGAGCCGACGCGCTGGCGACGGCGTTCCGAGAAGCGCAACAGACCGCTGACGTGCTGACGACTCTCGGCAGAGACGGAGAAGTGTCCTCGGCGCGCGGCCTGGGGATCTATCGAATCCTGCTGAGCCACATGGCCCGTGAGCACCTGGACGAACTCACCGAGGACAAGCTCGGGCCGTTGCTCGCCGAGCAGGACAAGCGCGGGGTCCCGCTGATGGAGACCCTGTCGACGTATCTGGCTCACGGTCGCCACCATTCGGCCACCGCGTCGAGCTTGGGAGTGCACGTCAACACGCTCTACCAACGGCTCGACGCCATCGACCGGCTGATCGGTACGCAGTGGCGTGACCCCGACGATGCGCTCGACCTTCAGGTGTTGATGCGCCTGCGCAGATCGGCCGATCTACTCGGTCTGTGA
- a CDS encoding winged helix DNA-binding domain-containing protein, with product MKITDAQRRHRLVAQHFARASTTEAVVSSLLALHATDPATVYLSVLARARTLGLSDVRDAMYERRSLVRLMAMRRTMFVVAHDDVPMIHAAASLGVARTMRARLIKQVSTLPTDPVIADVESWLAATEAETESALRSMGTATGAELSAAVPGLKTALLPTTDKVYDVKRYVTSEVLVMMAAEGRLVRVEPRGAWTSRRHAWAPIDHWWPDGIPDLDETEARADLARRWLEVFGPATLEDLQWWTGWNKTQTRQAVSGLNAVAVELTEGDGIMLSSTVFDKPSGTSVMLLPALDPTPMGWKHRAWYLGEHKAPLFDTFGNIGPTIWSGGRIVGGWAVTGSGAVVTEFLEDVGAPVSKAVAAEAERITTLLDGTPVVPSFPTPLEKKLRGKK from the coding sequence GTGAAGATCACCGACGCTCAGCGCCGACACCGGCTCGTCGCGCAGCACTTCGCCCGTGCATCGACCACCGAAGCTGTGGTGTCGTCACTCCTCGCGTTGCATGCCACCGATCCGGCGACGGTGTATCTGTCGGTGCTCGCCCGCGCTCGAACACTGGGACTCTCGGATGTTCGTGATGCGATGTACGAGCGCCGGAGCCTGGTGCGGTTGATGGCGATGCGGCGCACGATGTTCGTCGTCGCTCACGACGACGTTCCGATGATTCACGCTGCGGCGAGCCTGGGAGTTGCGCGCACCATGCGGGCACGCCTGATCAAGCAGGTCTCCACGTTGCCCACCGACCCCGTGATCGCCGATGTCGAATCATGGCTCGCCGCAACCGAAGCCGAGACCGAGTCGGCGTTGCGATCGATGGGGACCGCGACCGGAGCCGAGCTGTCCGCCGCCGTTCCCGGCCTCAAGACCGCGCTGCTGCCGACCACCGACAAGGTGTACGACGTCAAGCGGTACGTCACCTCGGAGGTACTGGTGATGATGGCCGCCGAGGGAAGGCTGGTGCGCGTCGAACCGCGGGGCGCGTGGACATCGCGACGCCACGCGTGGGCACCGATCGATCACTGGTGGCCGGACGGGATTCCCGATCTCGACGAGACCGAGGCACGTGCCGACCTTGCCCGACGTTGGCTCGAGGTGTTCGGCCCTGCGACCCTCGAAGATCTGCAGTGGTGGACGGGCTGGAACAAGACACAGACTCGTCAGGCGGTGTCCGGACTGAACGCCGTTGCGGTCGAACTGACCGAGGGCGACGGAATCATGTTGTCCAGCACTGTTTTCGATAAGCCTTCCGGCACGAGCGTCATGCTGCTACCTGCGCTCGATCCCACACCGATGGGGTGGAAGCACCGAGCCTGGTATCTGGGTGAGCACAAGGCCCCGCTGTTCGACACCTTCGGCAACATCGGCCCGACCATCTGGTCCGGTGGTCGTATCGTCGGCGGTTGGGCGGTCACCGGTTCCGGAGCAGTGGTGACGGAATTCCTGGAGGACGTCGGGGCTCCGGTGTCGAAAGCCGTTGCAGCCGAGGCAGAAAGAATAACCACCCTGCTCGACGGCACCCCGGTGGTCCCGTCCTTCCCGACGCCGCTGGAGAAGAAGTTGCGGGGAAAGAAGTAG
- a CDS encoding alpha-amylase family protein: MVHPAVSDVTREILAELPAHRRETFELRLEQWFPDLHDAVTAVYPDPDAVAATLVEIAASAYAARPEDLHRLDQRRLLEPDWFQQPDMFGYACYVDRYGQTLRGVGERLDHLTDLGVTYLHLMPLLQPRPGDNDGGYAVMDYRAVREDLGTNEDLRALAETLRGRGISLVVDLVLNHVAREHEWAERARSGDPKYRDYFLIYPDRTTPNSYERTLPEVFPDFAPGSFTFDDTLGEWVWTTFNEWQWDLNWANPAVLQEFASIVLHLANLGVEVLRLDAIAFLWKRLGTNCQNQPEVHAVTQALRATARLAAPATLFKAEAIVGPRDLLPYLGQGRHTGRVSDIAYHNSLMVQVWSMLATGSTSLARHALASLPPTPPSGTWVTYVRCHDDIGWAVDDGDAASLGLSGAGHRHFLADWYSGEFDGSWAEGLVFQYNPDTGDRRISGTAAALTGLGESRLDPDGAFGRIFLAHAIIAGWGGIPVVWSGDELGSPGDPNWADEPAHAEDNRWVHRPRVTDADRAGRFERGSDAQRVFDGIARIAKVRAGLPMLHAEAPVDVQSESDDGLLVVRRRHPSGTLVALYNVTAEHRSFPHAQLIELGIPAPVEVLSQHDLQVDDTGSVWLPPYAAWWIVDNPLR, encoded by the coding sequence ATGGTTCACCCCGCCGTCTCCGACGTCACCCGAGAGATCCTCGCCGAGCTTCCCGCCCACCGACGTGAGACCTTCGAGTTGCGTCTCGAGCAGTGGTTTCCCGATCTGCACGACGCGGTCACGGCCGTCTATCCCGATCCCGACGCGGTGGCGGCCACCCTGGTGGAGATCGCTGCGAGCGCCTACGCGGCCCGCCCCGAGGATCTGCACCGGCTCGATCAGCGTCGGCTGCTCGAACCGGATTGGTTCCAGCAGCCGGACATGTTCGGCTACGCCTGTTATGTCGATCGGTACGGACAGACGCTGCGTGGGGTGGGCGAGCGGCTCGACCATCTGACCGATCTGGGTGTCACCTACCTGCATCTGATGCCGCTGCTGCAGCCGCGGCCCGGTGACAACGACGGCGGATACGCGGTGATGGACTACCGCGCGGTTCGCGAGGACCTCGGCACCAACGAGGACCTGCGGGCGCTCGCGGAAACGCTGCGCGGACGCGGCATCAGTCTCGTTGTCGATCTGGTGCTCAATCACGTTGCCCGCGAGCACGAATGGGCCGAGAGGGCGCGCTCGGGCGATCCGAAGTATCGAGACTACTTTCTGATCTATCCCGATCGCACCACCCCGAACTCGTACGAGCGCACACTCCCCGAGGTGTTCCCGGACTTCGCGCCGGGCAGCTTCACCTTCGACGACACACTCGGCGAGTGGGTGTGGACGACGTTCAACGAATGGCAGTGGGATCTGAACTGGGCCAATCCCGCTGTGCTGCAGGAGTTCGCAAGCATCGTGCTGCACCTGGCCAATCTCGGGGTCGAAGTGCTGCGCCTCGACGCGATCGCATTTCTGTGGAAGCGACTCGGCACCAACTGCCAGAACCAGCCCGAGGTGCATGCGGTCACTCAGGCCCTGCGAGCCACCGCCCGACTGGCGGCTCCGGCCACGCTGTTCAAGGCCGAGGCCATTGTCGGTCCCCGCGATCTGCTGCCGTACCTGGGTCAGGGCCGGCACACCGGACGGGTCTCGGACATCGCGTACCACAACTCGCTGATGGTCCAGGTGTGGTCGATGTTGGCAACGGGCAGTACATCATTGGCGCGGCATGCCCTTGCATCGTTGCCGCCCACGCCACCCAGCGGCACCTGGGTGACGTACGTTCGCTGCCACGACGACATCGGTTGGGCCGTCGACGACGGCGACGCGGCGTCCCTGGGACTCTCGGGCGCAGGGCATCGCCACTTTCTGGCCGACTGGTACTCGGGCGAATTCGACGGCTCCTGGGCCGAAGGCCTGGTGTTCCAGTACAACCCGGACACCGGTGACCGTCGGATCAGCGGCACCGCAGCCGCGCTGACCGGACTGGGGGAGTCCCGCCTGGATCCCGACGGCGCGTTCGGTCGAATCTTTCTCGCACACGCCATCATTGCCGGATGGGGCGGAATCCCGGTCGTGTGGAGCGGCGACGAGCTCGGCTCCCCGGGAGATCCGAACTGGGCCGACGAACCGGCCCATGCCGAGGACAACAGGTGGGTGCATCGGCCGCGCGTGACCGATGCCGATCGGGCCGGCCGATTCGAGCGGGGGAGTGACGCACAACGGGTGTTCGACGGAATCGCTCGCATCGCGAAGGTGCGCGCCGGCCTGCCGATGTTGCACGCCGAAGCGCCGGTGGACGTGCAGAGCGAGTCGGACGACGGTCTGCTCGTGGTGCGCAGGCGGCATCCGAGCGGCACCCTCGTCGCCCTCTACAACGTCACCGCCGAACACCGCTCGTTTCCGCACGCGCAGCTGATCGAACTCGGAATTCCGGCGCCGGTCGAGGTTCTCTCGCAGCACGATCTGCAGGTCGACGACACCGGCTCGGTGTGGTTGCCGCCCTATGCGGCGTGGTGGATCGTCGACAACCCGCTGCGTTAG
- a CDS encoding alpha/beta hydrolase, producing MLHARIRSLVLAVVAVLVATMATVLMGTGVAKADSELVYVYSPSMDKNIPIKVLKAAGGGPAPTLYLLDGLRAPEDNSGWLIETDVESFFADKHVNVVIPFGGGGTFYSDWQRDDPKLGRVKWETFLTQELPPFMADRFGSDNVNNAVAGLSMSGTSALNLAAHHPDFYKAVASFSGYPTASSPGFAQGIAVAVGEMGGNARNMWGTWPSAEWIRNDPSLNVGALRNTAVFVSSGSGSPATDPVFNPASSSFDPVRFAQMVPLETAAGMSSRAFVPLLQAAGGRPNVKITGTGVHWWNHWEQHLHEAWFETIAPAVGG from the coding sequence ATGCTGCATGCTCGGATACGAAGTCTGGTGCTCGCTGTGGTGGCCGTGTTGGTGGCCACGATGGCAACGGTGCTGATGGGGACCGGTGTGGCGAAGGCCGATTCCGAGCTCGTCTACGTCTATTCGCCGTCGATGGACAAGAACATTCCGATCAAGGTGCTCAAAGCCGCCGGTGGGGGACCCGCGCCGACGCTCTATCTGCTCGACGGGCTGCGCGCACCCGAGGACAACAGCGGCTGGCTCATCGAGACCGACGTCGAGAGCTTCTTCGCCGACAAGCACGTCAATGTGGTCATCCCGTTCGGCGGCGGCGGCACCTTCTACTCCGACTGGCAGCGCGACGATCCCAAGCTCGGGCGGGTGAAGTGGGAAACCTTCCTCACCCAGGAGCTGCCGCCGTTCATGGCGGACCGGTTCGGTAGCGACAACGTGAACAACGCCGTGGCCGGACTGTCGATGAGCGGAACCTCGGCGCTGAACCTGGCCGCGCACCACCCCGACTTCTACAAGGCGGTCGCGTCGTTCAGCGGCTACCCGACCGCCAGCAGTCCCGGATTCGCCCAGGGCATCGCCGTCGCCGTCGGCGAGATGGGCGGCAACGCGCGCAACATGTGGGGCACCTGGCCGTCCGCGGAGTGGATCCGCAACGACCCGTCCCTCAACGTCGGTGCTCTGCGCAACACGGCGGTCTTCGTCTCCTCGGGTAGTGGTTCGCCGGCCACGGACCCGGTCTTCAACCCGGCCAGCAGCAGCTTCGACCCCGTCAGGTTCGCGCAGATGGTGCCGCTCGAAACGGCTGCAGGGATGAGCAGCCGGGCATTCGTTCCGTTGTTGCAGGCCGCGGGCGGGCGACCAAACGTCAAGATCACCGGTACCGGTGTGCACTGGTGGAACCATTGGGAGCAGCATCTGCACGAGGCGTGGTTCGAGACGATCGCCCCTGCCGTCGGCGGCTGA
- a CDS encoding SDR family NAD(P)-dependent oxidoreductase encodes MSLLTRTLDTILDRAVVPGYSRIGATVRRRFWAADPTPFPAPIDMVVTGASSGLGAATAKELARLGARVHLVGRSADRLESAAAAIRAEVPDASLVVRECDISDLDSVAALSAALASELTSVHALVHCAGVMPDERQLSAQGHESAFATHVLGPVALTVGLRELFDAGSRVVFVSSGGMYAVPLQNSDFEYENGKYSGMTAYARTKRMQVVVTEQLAERFSLEDDPVVHSMHPGWAATPGVTGSMPMFGSVMKPILRNAHDGADTIVWLVGSDQALTSTGTFWHDRAPRPTHYPSWRGDSPRVRDALWASVVEATGIETEPAAGGSQTE; translated from the coding sequence ATGTCATTGCTGACCCGCACATTGGACACGATCCTCGACAGAGCAGTCGTTCCCGGATACTCCCGCATCGGTGCCACGGTGCGTCGACGATTCTGGGCCGCGGATCCGACGCCGTTCCCCGCCCCCATCGACATGGTGGTGACCGGCGCGTCGTCCGGATTGGGCGCAGCCACCGCGAAGGAACTGGCCAGGTTGGGGGCACGGGTGCACCTGGTCGGCAGGTCGGCCGATCGGCTGGAGTCCGCGGCCGCGGCCATTCGAGCCGAGGTGCCCGACGCCTCCCTCGTGGTCCGCGAGTGTGACATCAGCGATCTCGATTCCGTGGCGGCCTTGAGCGCGGCTCTCGCATCCGAGCTCACGTCGGTGCACGCATTGGTGCACTGCGCCGGGGTCATGCCGGACGAGCGGCAACTCTCGGCGCAGGGGCACGAATCCGCTTTCGCCACCCACGTTCTCGGGCCGGTCGCATTGACCGTGGGACTGCGAGAGCTGTTCGACGCCGGATCGCGGGTCGTGTTCGTCTCGAGCGGCGGCATGTATGCGGTGCCGCTGCAGAACTCGGACTTCGAGTACGAGAACGGTAAGTACTCCGGTATGACCGCATACGCCCGCACCAAGCGCATGCAGGTGGTGGTGACGGAGCAACTGGCGGAACGTTTTTCGCTCGAAGACGACCCGGTGGTGCACAGCATGCACCCGGGCTGGGCGGCCACTCCCGGCGTCACCGGATCGATGCCGATGTTCGGTTCGGTGATGAAGCCGATTCTGCGCAACGCACACGACGGGGCCGACACGATCGTGTGGCTCGTCGGGTCCGATCAGGCCTTGACCAGCACCGGCACGTTCTGGCACGACCGGGCCCCGCGTCCGACTCATTACCCCTCGTGGCGCGGAGATTCACCTCGCGTGCGAGATGCACTGTGGGCGAGCGTGGTCGAGGCGACGGGGATCGAGACCGAACCCGCGGCCGGTGGCTCACAGACCGAGTAG
- a CDS encoding FAD-binding oxidoreductase, with the protein MSLVEQLSEVLPADRIVVDPDVVASYQHDEAEWAPYSTPVAVVRPRSAEEVQAVVRACLAHGAPIVTRGAGTGLSGGANATEGCVVLALDGMDTIKEIDPLERYAVVEPGVVNDHLRATVAEQGLWYPPDPASAPWSTIGGNVATNAGGLCCVKYGVTRDYVMGMQVVTGTGELVRLGRKTAKGVAGYDLAGLMVGSEGTLGIITEVTLKLRPLQDSQRTVAGYFDSIVDAGRAVAAVAAAGLTPSALELIDRQCLIAVDAWKNMGLSVEANVVLLGRIDDPGLIGDQEAEKMLSCFDEAGATWSAVSTDQEEADALFAARRLAYPAMERLGPVLTEDVCVPKKHVPEMLSRIEQIGLRYETTIANIAHAGDGNLHPLLITPHDDLPARERAQAAFAEIIDAALQLGGTVTGEHGVGLLKMDGLVQELDPVVLEMHRAVKKALDPRGILNPGKVFTP; encoded by the coding sequence ATGTCGCTCGTGGAACAGTTGTCCGAAGTCCTGCCCGCGGATCGGATCGTGGTTGACCCGGACGTCGTCGCCTCCTACCAGCACGACGAGGCCGAGTGGGCACCGTATTCGACGCCGGTCGCCGTCGTGCGACCCCGCAGCGCCGAAGAAGTCCAAGCTGTCGTTCGTGCATGCCTGGCCCATGGCGCACCCATCGTCACCCGTGGGGCGGGCACCGGACTGTCCGGCGGCGCGAACGCCACCGAGGGATGCGTCGTTCTCGCGCTCGACGGCATGGACACGATCAAAGAGATCGACCCACTCGAGCGCTACGCCGTCGTCGAGCCTGGAGTCGTCAACGATCACCTGCGCGCAACCGTTGCCGAGCAGGGTCTGTGGTATCCCCCGGATCCGGCCAGTGCGCCGTGGTCGACCATCGGCGGCAACGTCGCCACCAATGCCGGCGGATTGTGCTGCGTCAAGTACGGCGTCACGCGCGACTACGTGATGGGCATGCAGGTCGTCACCGGAACCGGAGAACTGGTTCGACTCGGCCGCAAGACCGCCAAAGGCGTTGCCGGTTACGACCTTGCAGGCTTGATGGTCGGATCGGAGGGCACCCTCGGCATCATCACCGAGGTGACCCTGAAACTACGCCCGCTCCAGGATTCGCAGCGGACCGTCGCCGGCTACTTCGATTCGATCGTCGACGCCGGGCGTGCCGTCGCCGCGGTGGCCGCCGCCGGCTTGACGCCGTCCGCACTGGAATTGATCGACAGGCAGTGCCTCATTGCCGTCGACGCGTGGAAGAACATGGGCCTGTCGGTCGAGGCGAATGTGGTGTTGCTCGGACGTATCGACGATCCGGGTCTCATCGGAGACCAGGAAGCCGAGAAGATGCTCTCGTGCTTCGACGAGGCCGGAGCGACCTGGTCTGCGGTCTCGACCGATCAGGAAGAGGCCGACGCTCTGTTTGCGGCCCGACGGTTGGCGTATCCCGCGATGGAACGTCTGGGTCCGGTGTTGACCGAGGACGTGTGTGTGCCGAAGAAGCATGTACCCGAGATGCTTTCGCGCATCGAGCAGATCGGCCTTCGCTACGAGACGACCATCGCCAACATCGCACACGCCGGTGACGGAAACCTCCACCCGCTGCTTATCACTCCGCACGACGACCTTCCGGCTCGCGAACGCGCTCAGGCCGCCTTCGCCGAGATCATCGACGCTGCACTGCAACTCGGCGGCACCGTGACCGGCGAACACGGAGTCGGACTGCTCAAGATGGACGGCCTGGTGCAGGAACTCGACCCGGTGGTACTCGAGATGCACCGAGCTGTGAAGAAGGCACTGGATCCGCGCGGAATCCTGAACCCGGGCAAAGTGTTCACACCCTGA